In the Magnetospira sp. QH-2 genome, one interval contains:
- the thiL gene encoding thiamine-phosphate kinase — MAGRDEFDLIARYFAPLAEAAPGAFNLTDDAARLDIPEDHDLVVTSDALVAGVHFLADQSPGDIARKVLRVNLSDLAAMGARPVGYLLAACLPQETDESWIAAFAEALKADQEIYGVALIGGDTVATSGPLSLTVTAHGAVPKGGLLRRNGAKEGDGVYVSGTIGDGALGLLAARGKLASLSNQDHAYLLDRYLCPRPRLRLGQALLGNATAALDLSDGLLADLGHLADESGLGARITQSRVPLSDAVRAAQQAEAGLVDLPMTGGDDYELCFTMPLEREGEIATVSQESGVPLTRIGTMMAGKGVTVIDEQGKERSIKQQGYRHF, encoded by the coding sequence ATGGCGGGGCGTGACGAGTTCGATCTCATCGCCCGCTATTTCGCGCCCCTGGCCGAGGCCGCTCCCGGCGCGTTCAACCTGACCGACGACGCCGCACGATTGGATATCCCGGAAGATCACGACCTGGTGGTCACCAGCGACGCGCTGGTCGCCGGGGTGCATTTCCTGGCGGATCAATCCCCCGGCGATATTGCCCGCAAGGTCCTGAGGGTCAACCTGTCCGATCTGGCCGCCATGGGGGCTCGGCCTGTCGGCTATCTCTTGGCTGCCTGTTTGCCCCAAGAAACGGATGAGTCCTGGATTGCGGCCTTTGCCGAGGCGCTCAAGGCCGATCAGGAAATCTATGGAGTCGCCTTGATCGGCGGCGATACGGTGGCGACGTCCGGCCCTTTGTCGCTGACCGTCACCGCCCATGGTGCCGTGCCCAAGGGGGGGCTGCTGAGACGCAACGGCGCAAAAGAGGGGGACGGCGTCTACGTCAGCGGAACCATCGGCGATGGTGCCTTGGGGTTGCTGGCCGCTCGAGGGAAACTGGCGTCGCTATCAAACCAAGACCACGCTTACTTGCTGGATCGCTATCTTTGCCCCAGGCCACGCTTGCGCCTCGGACAGGCCTTGCTCGGGAACGCGACGGCGGCTTTGGATCTCTCCGATGGTCTGCTGGCCGATCTGGGGCATCTGGCCGATGAATCGGGATTGGGCGCGCGCATTACCCAAAGCCGGGTACCGCTATCCGATGCGGTCCGGGCTGCCCAACAAGCGGAGGCGGGTCTTGTTGACCTGCCCATGACGGGCGGTGATGATTATGAATTATGCTTTACGATGCCCTTGGAAAGAGAAGGGGAGATCGCCACGGTCAGCCAAGAGTCGGGGGTGCCCTTGACCCGCATCGGAACCATGATGGCGGGGAAGGGAGTCACGGTGATTGATGAACAAGGAAAAGAGCGCTCGATAAAGCAGCAAGGATACCGCCACTTCTGA
- the nusB gene encoding transcription antitermination factor NusB, whose product MSDSKSQGTQPGDGGSRRRSAARLAAVQALYEIDMSGAGLNGVIDEFLHKRWTGADLTDGEGVSLPEPDGNYFGLLLRGAHGRQADLDAMIDGALSGGYSVHRLEAVLRATLRVGTYELLDCPKVPARVVITEYVDLTGDFFLAKEPGLVNGVLDRLARTLRADEMAREAG is encoded by the coding sequence ATGAGTGATTCTAAATCTCAGGGAACACAGCCCGGCGATGGCGGCAGCCGTCGGCGTAGCGCCGCACGCCTTGCGGCCGTGCAAGCCCTTTATGAAATCGACATGTCCGGGGCAGGCCTCAACGGCGTGATTGATGAATTTCTCCACAAGCGCTGGACCGGCGCTGATCTGACCGACGGGGAGGGGGTTTCCCTGCCGGAACCGGACGGCAACTATTTCGGCCTGTTGCTGCGCGGTGCCCATGGGCGTCAGGCGGATCTGGATGCCATGATCGACGGCGCGCTTTCAGGCGGCTATTCGGTGCACCGGCTCGAAGCCGTTCTGCGCGCGACTTTGCGCGTCGGCACCTATGAGCTTCTGGATTGTCCCAAGGTCCCGGCCAGGGTGGTGATCACGGAATATGTGGACCTGACCGGTGATTTTTTCCTGGCCAAGGAGCCCGGACTGGTCAATGGGGTGCTTGATCGGCTTGCCCGCACCTTGCGGGCCGACGAAATGGCCCGGGAGGCGGGGTAA
- the ribH gene encoding 6,7-dimethyl-8-ribityllumazine synthase: MIDGPRILIVEGRFYEDIGQELLKGATQVLEKAGIPYEHILVPGALEIPSVIKYALQGMAECTTTSHYVGVVSLGCVIRGETSHYDVVCTESFRAVTDLVIEHGMPHGYGVLTVENKQQALVRADTTGKDFGGRAAVACLRLLDIKKSFDLA, encoded by the coding sequence ATGATTGATGGGCCCCGGATCCTGATCGTCGAAGGCCGATTCTACGAAGATATCGGCCAGGAATTGTTGAAAGGCGCTACCCAGGTTCTGGAAAAGGCCGGGATTCCTTATGAGCATATTCTGGTGCCCGGCGCCTTGGAGATTCCCTCGGTGATCAAGTACGCCCTGCAAGGCATGGCGGAATGCACCACAACGTCCCATTACGTGGGCGTGGTGTCCCTGGGCTGCGTTATTCGGGGGGAGACCAGTCATTACGACGTGGTCTGCACGGAATCTTTCCGCGCCGTGACCGATTTGGTCATCGAGCACGGCATGCCCCATGGCTATGGCGTGTTGACGGTTGAAAACAAACAACAGGCCCTGGTCCGCGCCGATACCACCGGCAAGGATTTCGGCGGACGTGCCGCCGTGGCCTGCCTGCGTCTGCTCGACATCAAGAAAAGCTTCGATCTCGCATGA
- the ribB gene encoding 3,4-dihydroxy-2-butanone-4-phosphate synthase encodes MTSEYHQYLSPAEEIIEDARNGRMFILVDDEDRENEGDLVIPAQMATPDAINFMATHGRGLICLTLTRERVKHLGLGLMSQTNTSRHETAFTTSIEAKEGVTTGISASDRARTIAVAIDATKGQDDIATPGHIFPLAARDGGVLVRAGHTEAAVDVARLAGLTPAGVICEIMNDDGTMARLPDLVKYAQHHGLKMGTIADLIAYRLRHDRIIEKTQECRLESIYGGDFRLHVYVNQMAYAEHIALVKGDISDGAPVLVRMHSINVLDDILGDHRAGKAAELHQAMKTIGNEGRGVVVLIREPQRTSLSDRVRSRLSGEAAPSGELRDYGVGAQILLDLGVREMVLLSNTQKNIIGLEGYGLKVVDQKPIPTGGDTE; translated from the coding sequence ATGACTTCCGAATATCACCAGTATCTCTCGCCCGCCGAAGAGATCATTGAGGACGCCCGCAACGGTCGCATGTTCATCCTGGTCGATGACGAAGACCGTGAAAATGAAGGTGATTTGGTCATTCCAGCGCAGATGGCGACCCCGGATGCCATTAATTTCATGGCCACCCACGGACGCGGCCTGATCTGCCTGACACTCACCCGCGAACGGGTGAAGCACCTGGGGCTTGGCCTGATGAGCCAGACCAATACTTCGCGCCACGAGACAGCGTTCACGACTTCCATTGAAGCCAAGGAAGGCGTGACCACCGGCATTTCCGCCTCTGACCGGGCGCGCACCATTGCCGTGGCGATCGACGCCACCAAGGGCCAGGATGACATTGCCACTCCGGGGCATATCTTTCCGCTTGCCGCCCGTGACGGGGGCGTGCTGGTTCGGGCCGGGCATACGGAAGCCGCCGTGGACGTGGCCCGATTAGCCGGTCTGACCCCGGCCGGTGTGATTTGCGAGATCATGAATGACGACGGTACCATGGCCCGTTTGCCGGATCTGGTGAAATACGCCCAGCATCATGGCCTGAAGATGGGAACCATCGCCGACCTGATTGCCTATCGCCTGCGCCATGACCGGATCATCGAAAAGACCCAGGAATGCAGGCTGGAGAGCATCTATGGCGGCGACTTCCGTTTGCATGTCTATGTAAATCAGATGGCCTACGCTGAGCATATTGCGCTGGTGAAGGGGGATATTTCCGATGGCGCGCCGGTGTTGGTACGCATGCATTCCATCAATGTGCTGGATGACATCTTGGGTGACCACCGGGCTGGCAAGGCAGCAGAACTGCATCAAGCCATGAAGACCATTGGCAACGAAGGGCGGGGTGTTGTCGTGCTGATCCGTGAACCGCAGCGCACCAGCCTGTCTGACCGGGTCCGCTCCCGTCTCAGCGGCGAAGCCGCGCCGAGTGGGGAGCTTCGGGACTATGGTGTGGGGGCACAGATCCTGCTTGACCTGGGCGTTCGCGAAATGGTGCTGCTATCCAATACGCAAAAGAATATCATTGGTCTGGAAGGCTATGGTCTGAAAGTGGTTGACCAGAAGCCAATCCCCACGGGAGGAGACACGGAATGA
- a CDS encoding riboflavin synthase, translating to MFTGIITDLGRVKAVEPGDGDTRFTFETAYDTATIDIGASIACNGGCMTVIETGDTWFRISASDESLTTTTMRGWKVGDPVNLERALCIGDELGGHVVSGHVDGIGSVVSITPDGESKRFVFEVPEELKRYIAPKGSVTIDGISLTVNEVDDRRFGVNIIPHTQTATNLGGRRPGDPVNLEIDMLARYVSRLLECQ from the coding sequence ATGTTTACCGGAATCATCACCGACCTGGGCCGGGTAAAAGCGGTCGAACCGGGGGACGGGGACACCCGCTTCACCTTCGAAACCGCCTATGATACGGCCACCATCGACATCGGCGCTTCCATCGCCTGTAATGGCGGCTGCATGACGGTCATCGAGACCGGCGATACCTGGTTTCGGATCTCGGCTTCCGATGAAAGCCTGACCACAACCACCATGCGCGGTTGGAAGGTCGGCGATCCGGTCAACCTGGAACGCGCCCTGTGCATTGGCGATGAGTTGGGCGGTCATGTGGTATCGGGCCATGTGGACGGCATTGGCAGCGTGGTCTCCATTACCCCCGACGGCGAGTCCAAGCGCTTCGTATTCGAAGTCCCGGAAGAGCTCAAACGCTATATCGCGCCCAAGGGCTCGGTGACAATCGACGGCATCTCGCTGACCGTCAACGAGGTCGACGACCGCCGCTTCGGTGTCAATATTATCCCCCACACGCAGACCGCCACCAACCTGGGCGGTCGCCGACCGGGGGATCCCGTCAATCTGGAAATAGACATGCTGGCGCGCTACGTATCGCGTCTCCTGGAGTGCCAATGA
- the ribD gene encoding bifunctional diaminohydroxyphosphoribosylaminopyrimidine deaminase/5-amino-6-(5-phosphoribosylamino)uracil reductase RibD has protein sequence MKSDPVTDRSFMRVALSLAGRGLGRVWPNPAVGCLLVEGDGCESGGVVGRGWTQPGGRPHAETEALRRAGNAARGTTAYVTLEPCNHQGQTPPCSEALIKAGVTRVVAALRDPDPRTAGQGLETLSRAGIDVTEGVCEADAAELNAGFLLRVTKGRPLFTIKTATSLDGRIATHGGDSQWVTGDRARALGHQLRANHDAILVGIGTALTDNPSLTCRLPGLQGRSPLPVVLDSALRLPLDSLLVRRAKGEKVWVVCTERAAGDRKKALCDKGVEVIQVASAKDGRPDLRIMAKALGERGLTRVLVEGGGTVAGAFVADGLADRLAWFRAPRLIGGDGTPAFGTLGVDKLARTPYFQPSGRRQAEPDWMETYRTK, from the coding sequence GTGAAGAGTGATCCTGTCACTGATCGGTCATTCATGCGCGTCGCCTTGTCCCTGGCCGGGCGTGGCTTAGGAAGGGTTTGGCCCAATCCTGCGGTCGGATGTCTACTAGTAGAAGGTGACGGATGCGAGAGCGGGGGCGTCGTCGGACGGGGATGGACCCAACCGGGCGGTCGGCCCCACGCGGAAACCGAAGCCCTCCGGCGGGCCGGAAACGCGGCCCGGGGCACCACCGCCTATGTGACTCTGGAACCCTGCAATCATCAAGGTCAGACGCCACCTTGTTCGGAGGCATTGATCAAGGCGGGCGTGACCCGCGTGGTCGCGGCGCTGCGGGATCCGGACCCACGCACGGCCGGGCAGGGGCTGGAAACCCTGTCTCGGGCCGGAATCGACGTGACCGAGGGTGTTTGCGAAGCCGATGCGGCTGAACTCAACGCCGGGTTTCTGTTGCGGGTGACCAAAGGACGCCCCCTGTTTACCATCAAGACCGCGACAAGTTTGGACGGTCGCATCGCGACCCATGGCGGTGACAGCCAATGGGTGACGGGGGACCGGGCACGGGCCCTGGGTCATCAACTGCGCGCCAATCACGATGCCATCTTGGTGGGAATTGGCACCGCCCTGACCGACAACCCATCTCTGACCTGCCGCCTGCCTGGGCTCCAGGGCCGCTCTCCGCTGCCGGTGGTGCTGGACAGTGCATTGAGACTGCCCCTGGACAGTTTATTGGTGCGGCGGGCCAAGGGTGAAAAAGTCTGGGTGGTCTGTACGGAAAGGGCCGCCGGTGACCGTAAAAAGGCCTTGTGCGACAAGGGGGTCGAGGTCATTCAGGTGGCCTCCGCCAAGGATGGCCGTCCGGATTTGCGGATCATGGCCAAAGCCCTGGGCGAACGTGGCTTGACCCGCGTGCTGGTGGAAGGGGGCGGGACAGTCGCCGGGGCCTTCGTGGCCGACGGGTTGGCCGATCGTCTGGCTTGGTTCCGCGCGCCTCGGTTGATCGGCGGTGACGGGACCCCGGCCTTTGGCACCTTGGGTGTGGACAAACTGGCCCGCACCCCTTATTTCCAACCCTCCGGACGCCGTCAGGCGGAACCGGATTGGATGGAAACCTATCGGACGAAGTAG
- the nrdR gene encoding transcriptional regulator NrdR: protein MRCPFCGNDDTQVKDSRPTEDNAAIRRRRYCPACESRFTTFERVQLRELTVIKKNGDKNPFEREKLLRALHIALRKRPVEEEKIDRIANSIQRRLESLGESEVHSKVIGEMVMDVLGDLDKVAYVRYASVYRNFREAKDFEKFIGSLGEE, encoded by the coding sequence ATGCGCTGTCCGTTTTGCGGTAACGACGATACCCAGGTAAAGGACTCGCGACCCACCGAAGACAATGCCGCCATCCGTCGGCGTCGCTATTGTCCGGCCTGTGAGTCCCGGTTCACCACGTTTGAACGGGTGCAGCTTCGCGAGCTGACGGTGATCAAGAAGAACGGCGACAAGAATCCGTTCGAGCGAGAGAAATTGCTGCGTGCACTGCATATCGCCTTGCGCAAGCGACCCGTGGAAGAGGAAAAGATCGACCGCATCGCCAATAGCATCCAACGCCGTTTGGAAAGCCTTGGCGAAAGCGAAGTGCACTCCAAGGTGATCGGCGAGATGGTCATGGACGTGCTGGGTGATTTGGATAAAGTGGCCTACGTCCGATATGCCTCGGTCTATAGAAACTTCCGTGAAGCCAAAGACTTCGAGAAGTTTATTGGGAGTTTGGGTGAAGAGTGA
- the glyA gene encoding serine hydroxymethyltransferase, which produces MSSEQFFGASLAEADPDIQASIRHELERQQTQIELIASENIVSRAVLEAQGSVLTNKYAEGYPGRRYYGGCEFVDVSEALAIERAKKLFNCDYINVQPHSGAQANGAVYQALLTPGDTLMGMSLAAGGHLTHGAAPAQSGKWFNAVQYGVRRQDGQIDYDELETLAIENRPKLIVAGGSAYPRVIDFERMRAIADKADALLMVDMAHFAGLVAAGIHPSPLPHADVVTTTTHKTLRGPRGGMILSNNPDLGKKFNSAVFPGLQGGPLMHVIAAKAVAFGEALKPEFKTYAQNVANNARVLAEVVMQRGCDVVSGGTDTHLMLVDLRPKGLTGNVAEASLERAGMTCNKNAIPFDPEKPMVTSGLRLGTPAATTRGFGEAEFRRVGELVSDVLDGLAANPEDNSAAEAKALAEVTELCNRFPIYQGL; this is translated from the coding sequence ATGAGTTCTGAGCAGTTTTTCGGTGCCTCCTTGGCCGAGGCAGATCCCGATATCCAGGCGTCCATTCGTCACGAGCTGGAGCGCCAGCAAACGCAGATCGAGCTGATCGCGTCGGAAAACATTGTTTCCCGGGCGGTGTTGGAGGCGCAAGGCTCGGTTCTGACCAATAAGTACGCCGAAGGCTATCCAGGACGCCGTTATTACGGTGGCTGCGAGTTTGTCGATGTGTCCGAGGCTCTGGCCATTGAGCGGGCCAAGAAACTGTTTAACTGCGACTATATTAACGTGCAGCCCCATTCCGGCGCCCAGGCCAATGGCGCGGTCTATCAGGCCTTGCTGACCCCGGGCGACACTTTGATGGGCATGTCCCTGGCTGCCGGTGGTCACCTGACCCATGGCGCCGCCCCGGCCCAGTCGGGCAAATGGTTCAATGCCGTGCAATATGGCGTGCGGCGCCAGGATGGCCAGATCGACTATGATGAACTGGAAACACTGGCCATCGAGAATAGGCCCAAGCTGATCGTTGCGGGCGGCTCGGCCTATCCCCGAGTGATTGACTTCGAGCGTATGCGCGCCATTGCCGACAAAGCCGACGCGTTGCTGATGGTGGATATGGCCCACTTCGCCGGGTTGGTAGCTGCCGGGATCCATCCGAGCCCGCTGCCCCATGCCGACGTTGTCACCACCACGACCCATAAAACCCTGCGTGGCCCCCGGGGCGGCATGATTCTCAGCAATAATCCGGATCTGGGCAAGAAGTTCAATTCAGCCGTTTTCCCGGGTCTACAGGGCGGACCGCTGATGCATGTGATCGCCGCCAAGGCCGTGGCCTTCGGCGAAGCGCTGAAGCCCGAATTCAAAACCTATGCCCAGAATGTCGCCAATAATGCCCGTGTGCTGGCCGAAGTGGTTATGCAGCGCGGCTGCGACGTGGTTTCCGGCGGAACGGATACTCACTTGATGCTGGTGGATTTGCGCCCCAAGGGCCTGACCGGCAATGTAGCCGAAGCAAGCCTGGAGCGGGCCGGGATGACCTGTAACAAAAACGCCATTCCGTTTGACCCGGAAAAGCCCATGGTGACTTCGGGCCTGCGCCTGGGAACCCCGGCGGCGACCACACGCGGCTTCGGCGAGGCCGAGTTCCGGCGCGTCGGGGAATTAGTCAGCGATGTGTTGGACGGCCTGGCAGCCAATCCGGAAGATAACTCGGCGGCGGAGGCCAAAGCTTTGGCGGAAGTCACCGAGCTATGCAATCGATTCCCGATCTATCAGGGTCTGTAA
- the rpiB gene encoding ribose 5-phosphate isomerase B, which produces MPPFDVAIACDHAGFPLKSPLLAALEARGVAVLDLGTGGAERVDYPDFANLLAAALKDGRAARGILICGSGIGISMAANRFPWVRAALVHDALGARMSRLHNDANVIVFGSRMIGIDVAVDALETFLDTAFEGGRHARRVAMLSEPPLMNGPTYEGIAVP; this is translated from the coding sequence ATGCCGCCATTCGATGTCGCTATCGCCTGCGATCACGCCGGTTTTCCCCTTAAGAGCCCGCTGTTGGCGGCGCTTGAGGCGCGGGGAGTCGCGGTGTTGGATCTGGGAACAGGCGGTGCCGAGCGCGTGGATTATCCGGATTTCGCCAACCTGCTGGCCGCTGCCTTGAAAGATGGCCGGGCGGCGCGGGGGATCTTGATTTGTGGCAGCGGCATTGGCATCAGCATGGCCGCCAACCGATTTCCCTGGGTTCGCGCTGCCTTGGTGCATGATGCCCTGGGCGCCCGGATGAGCCGTTTGCATAACGACGCCAACGTGATTGTCTTCGGTAGCCGCATGATCGGCATCGACGTGGCGGTGGATGCTTTGGAAACCTTTCTCGATACGGCATTCGAAGGAGGGCGCCATGCCCGCCGGGTCGCCATGCTGTCCGAGCCCCCTTTAATGAACGGCCCGACATACGAAGGAATAGCAGTCCCATGA
- a CDS encoding MucR family transcriptional regulator, whose amino-acid sequence MSDENMEVISNEDILQMSVDIVAAYVGNNSLPASQISDVITTVYGALKSLDNSGPAAEEVLKPAVTIKKSITPDYLVCLEDGKKMKMLKRYLRTTYGMTAEEYRSKWNLPADYPMVAPNYAAQRSEFAKKIGLGKKGGRKKA is encoded by the coding sequence ATGAGCGATGAAAACATGGAAGTGATCTCCAACGAAGATATCCTGCAAATGTCCGTTGATATCGTGGCAGCTTACGTGGGCAACAACTCATTGCCCGCTTCGCAGATCTCTGATGTGATCACCACCGTCTATGGCGCCCTTAAGTCATTGGACAACAGCGGTCCCGCCGCTGAAGAAGTCTTGAAGCCGGCCGTCACGATCAAGAAGTCCATCACCCCGGACTATTTGGTCTGTCTCGAAGACGGCAAGAAGATGAAGATGCTCAAGCGTTACTTGCGCACCACCTACGGCATGACGGCTGAGGAATACCGCTCCAAGTGGAACCTGCCCGCCGACTATCCGATGGTCGCCCCCAACTACGCCGCCCAGCGATCCGAATTCGCCAAGAAGATCGGCCTGGGCAAAAAGGGTGGACGTAAGAAAGCCTGA
- the panD gene encoding aspartate 1-decarboxylase, with translation MLKVIKAKLHGIRVTNADLNYHGSVTLDPEQCARAGIVPLEFVDIWNKNNGARLSTYVILGEPGSRCCVLNGAAARLCQPGDELIIAAAQYLPAARVPEQRPKILTFLPDNRIDQVLAYEVTPKSDGQMGFAIVDEATRGADNCHTYTNVDVTSVRADLIAKGLSEDDVERFCQEHFSL, from the coding sequence ATGTTGAAGGTTATTAAAGCCAAACTGCATGGCATCCGCGTCACCAATGCGGACCTTAATTACCATGGATCGGTCACCCTCGATCCCGAGCAATGCGCGCGCGCCGGGATTGTCCCGTTGGAATTCGTCGATATCTGGAACAAGAATAACGGCGCCCGTCTAAGCACCTATGTGATTTTGGGCGAGCCGGGATCACGCTGCTGCGTGTTGAATGGCGCCGCGGCGCGTCTGTGCCAGCCTGGGGATGAATTGATCATCGCCGCCGCCCAATATCTGCCGGCGGCGCGGGTACCGGAGCAACGCCCCAAGATTCTGACCTTCTTGCCCGACAATCGCATCGATCAGGTGTTGGCCTACGAAGTCACGCCGAAATCCGATGGCCAAATGGGTTTTGCCATCGTGGACGAAGCCACCCGCGGCGCCGATAACTGTCATACCTACACCAACGTGGACGTCACATCGGTACGGGCGGACCTGATAGCCAAAGGCCTGAGCGAAGACGACGTGGAACGCTTCTGTCAGGAGCATTTCTCTTTGTAG
- a CDS encoding ABC transporter substrate-binding protein, with protein MAKKLTRLGLISAAAVALTATAAQADPLKIGALMPMTGDLQAYGETCHNGILLAVEEINKQGGVLGSNVVMTVGDTQTAPQAAVDAATKLVNIGNVDAMVGALSSGSTIPVAKSVAATRGVPMISPASTSPEITGLADGDFLFRTVPTDAIQGVALAQLTIEKGIKSVGVIYINNDYGKGLADAFSAAYVNIGGKVTATSGYEPKQPSYRGELQKAAKGRPEALVLVGYPENGQTIIRQALEGAVFTKFIFTDGLKAPEIIANIGAEYLNGSFGTAPEARGAANERFKEAYRAKFGELPPKPYIDSSYDAVMLIALAAEKARSTDPKAIRDALRAVASPPGKPIMPGEFAKAQLAINSGQDVDYVGASGPLNFDSAGDVAGTYAHWEIKDGKIVTVKVFEPK; from the coding sequence ATGGCGAAGAAACTCACCCGTCTGGGCCTGATTTCGGCCGCCGCCGTCGCCCTGACGGCTACCGCCGCGCAGGCGGACCCCTTGAAAATCGGCGCGCTGATGCCGATGACCGGCGATCTGCAGGCCTATGGCGAAACCTGCCACAACGGTATTCTGCTGGCGGTCGAGGAGATTAATAAGCAAGGCGGTGTGCTTGGCAGCAACGTGGTTATGACCGTTGGTGATACTCAAACCGCGCCGCAGGCCGCCGTTGATGCGGCCACCAAGCTGGTCAACATTGGCAATGTTGATGCCATGGTTGGCGCCCTGTCTTCTGGATCCACCATTCCCGTCGCCAAGTCGGTTGCGGCCACCCGAGGCGTTCCCATGATCTCGCCCGCCTCCACATCGCCGGAAATCACCGGATTGGCCGACGGCGACTTCTTGTTCCGTACCGTCCCCACGGACGCCATCCAAGGCGTAGCACTGGCCCAGTTGACCATTGAAAAGGGCATCAAGAGTGTCGGTGTCATCTATATCAACAATGACTATGGCAAGGGTTTGGCCGATGCCTTTTCCGCCGCCTATGTAAATATTGGTGGGAAAGTGACGGCGACGTCGGGATATGAGCCCAAGCAGCCTTCCTATCGTGGCGAACTGCAGAAAGCCGCCAAGGGTCGTCCAGAAGCTCTGGTACTGGTCGGCTACCCCGAAAATGGACAGACCATCATTCGTCAAGCCCTGGAAGGCGCTGTCTTTACCAAATTCATCTTTACCGATGGCCTAAAGGCTCCTGAAATCATCGCCAACATTGGTGCCGAGTATCTGAATGGCTCATTCGGGACCGCCCCGGAAGCCCGAGGCGCCGCCAATGAGCGTTTCAAAGAAGCCTATAGGGCCAAGTTCGGCGAATTGCCGCCCAAGCCTTATATCGATTCGTCCTACGATGCGGTGATGCTCATCGCCCTGGCCGCCGAAAAGGCCCGTAGCACCGATCCCAAGGCCATTCGTGATGCGTTGCGCGCTGTCGCCAGTCCTCCGGGCAAGCCGATTATGCCGGGTGAGTTCGCCAAGGCCCAATTGGCCATCAATAGCGGCCAGGACGTAGACTATGTGGGGGCTTCCGGTCCTCTCAACTTCGACTCCGCCGGCGACGTGGCCGGAACCTATGCCCACTGGGAAATCAAGGATGGCAAGATCGTCACCGTGAAGGTGTTCGAGCCCAAGTAA
- a CDS encoding branched-chain amino acid ABC transporter permease gives MEGLLGYFIFFLTMAGIYAVLTLALNMQWGFTGQFNIGIAGFFAIGAYTGAIFTTLASNSHLGGFDMPFLVGVGAALLVSGIVAFLIGLITARLRTDYLAIATIGIAEIIRHVLKNEDWLTNGVRGIPAIPRPVEGEMALLGVVIAFVVLVYVLIERARRSPWGRVLRAIRENENATLASGKDVTRFRLEAFVVGSAIMGVGGALYAHFLGFISPEAFDPLYGTFLVWVMLIAGGSGNNKGAVLGAVVIWGLWSASEILTSRLPVEYVTQAGALRVLLIGVVLQIILLFRPEGLIPEEKPKLGREAGE, from the coding sequence ATGGAAGGGTTGCTGGGCTATTTTATCTTCTTTCTGACCATGGCCGGTATCTATGCGGTGCTGACCTTGGCTCTCAATATGCAGTGGGGCTTTACCGGCCAGTTCAATATCGGCATTGCCGGGTTCTTCGCCATAGGGGCTTATACCGGGGCAATCTTCACCACCCTGGCCAGCAATTCCCACCTGGGCGGCTTTGACATGCCGTTTCTGGTTGGGGTTGGCGCGGCGCTGCTGGTTTCAGGAATCGTGGCCTTTCTCATTGGTCTGATTACCGCCCGACTACGCACCGACTATCTGGCTATCGCCACCATCGGCATTGCCGAGATTATTCGCCATGTTTTGAAGAACGAAGACTGGCTGACCAACGGCGTGCGCGGCATTCCTGCGATCCCGCGCCCGGTGGAAGGGGAAATGGCTCTGTTGGGCGTGGTCATTGCCTTCGTGGTCTTGGTCTATGTTTTGATCGAGCGAGCCCGCCGCTCTCCTTGGGGGCGTGTCCTGCGGGCCATCCGTGAAAACGAAAACGCCACTTTGGCTTCGGGCAAGGACGTGACCCGCTTCCGATTGGAGGCCTTCGTGGTCGGCTCGGCGATCATGGGGGTGGGCGGCGCTCTTTATGCCCATTTCCTAGGCTTTATCAGTCCAGAAGCCTTTGATCCCCTGTACGGGACCTTCCTGGTTTGGGTGATGCTCATCGCCGGGGGCAGCGGCAACAACAAAGGCGCGGTGCTGGGCGCGGTGGTCATCTGGGGCCTGTGGTCAGCCTCGGAAATCCTGACATCCAGACTGCCGGTGGAATATGTGACACAGGCGGGGGCCTTGCGCGTTTTGTTGATCGGAGTGGTCTTGCAGATCATTTTGCTGTTCCGCCCCGAAGGCCTGATCCCCGAGGAAAAACCCAAATTGGGCCGCGAAGCGGGCGAATAA